A DNA window from Seriola aureovittata isolate HTS-2021-v1 ecotype China chromosome 8, ASM2101889v1, whole genome shotgun sequence contains the following coding sequences:
- the fibpa gene encoding fibroblast growth factor (acidic) intracellular binding protein a, giving the protein MAVELDVFVGNTTIMDEEVYQLWLDGHTVNDAVKVRMEGGVLEEFEASADVLLSDTMDQYRTFQMCERLLHSPAKLANQLLFQIPPHRQAILIERYYAFDDAFVREVLGKKLSKGTKKDLDDISAKTSVTLKSCRRQFDNFKRVFKVVEELKGPLVENIRQHFLLSDKLARDYAAIVFFANNRFETGKRKLQYLTFQDFAFCAGLLINNWTVGAIDNMVEDMDVDLDKEFLQELKELKILITDKDLLDQHKSLVCTALRGKTKAFNEMEANFKNLSRGLVNIAAKLTNTKDVRDFFIDLVEKFIEPCRSDRWTAADMRLYLTHYTNSAHILDTFKHQVVWDRYMGVIKSCIFKMYHD; this is encoded by the exons ATGGCAGTGGAGCTGGATGTGTTCGTGGGAAACACCACCATCATGGATGAGGAGGTTTATCAGCTCTGGCTGGACGGACACACAG tgAATGATGCAGTGAAAGTACGAATGGAGGGTGGAGTGCTGGAGGAATTTGAGGCCAGCGCAGATGTCCTGCTGAGTGACACCATGGACCAGTACCGGACTTTCCAGATGTGTGAGCGTCTGCTGCACAGTCCAGCCAAACTAGCCAACCAGCTCCTGTTTCAGATTCCACCTCATCGACAAGCCATCCTCATAGAGAG aTACTATGCTTTTGATGATGCATTTGTCCGTGAGGTCCTGGGAAAGAAACTCTCTAAAGGAACCAAGAAAGACTTAGATGATATCAGTGCCAAGACAAGTGTGACACTGAAAAGCTGCAGACGACAA tttgacaaCTTCAAACGTGTTTTTAAAGTTGTGGAAGAGCTGAAGGGACCCCTGGTGGAGAACATACGTCagcattttcttctctctgacaAGCTTGCAAG GGATTATGCCGCCATTGTTTTCTTTGCCAACAATCGCTTTGAGACGGGGAAAAGAAAGCTACAATATCTCACTTTCCAGGACTTTGCTTTCTGTGCTGGTCTGCTTATCAACAACTGGACCGTTGGGGCCATTG ATAACATGGTGGAAGACATGGATGTTGATCTTGATAAAGAGTTTTTACAAGAGTTGAAGGAGCTGAAGATTTTAATCACGGACAAAGATCTGCTGGATCAACACAAAAG TCTGGTCTGTACAGCTCTCAGAGGAAAGACTAAAGCTTTTAATGAGATGGAGGCTAATTTCAAG aaTCTTTCCAGAGGCCTTGTCAACATTGCTGCAAAGTTAACTAACACAAAAGATGTCAGAGATTTCTTCATTGATCTTGTGGAGAAG ttTATTGAGCCGTGCCGTTCAGACCGATGGACAGCTGCGGACATGAGACTCTACCTCACTCACTACACCAACTCTGCACACATACTTGACACATTCAA ACACCAGGTTGTGTGGGACAGATACATGGGTGTCATCAAAAGCTGTATCTTCAAAATGTATCATGACTGA
- the ccdc85b gene encoding coiled-coil domain-containing protein 85B, translated as MSNEGEIINSRELSKMSDEDLLACSKEELVSRLRKEESEKISALIQRGRLIKEVNKQLQGHLLEIRELKVINQRLQEENVELRDLCCFLDDDRLKVKKLAREWQLFGHHAAKVMREDLGGYLKKLADLERMQDGLVKENLDLKELCLVLEEECVSRSDSSPGGSTELNLPCMVARDLGDGSSSTGSVGSPDQLHLVCSPDD; from the coding sequence ATGAGTAACGAAggtgaaataataaatagtagAGAACTGTCAAAAATGTCTGACGAGGATTTGCTGGCGTGCTCCAAAGAGGAGCTGGTGAGCCGGCTGCGTAAAGAGGAATCAGAGAAAATATCAGCCCTCATCCAGCGAGGACGGCTGATAAAAGAGGTAAATAAACAACTACAGGGACACCTCCTCGAAATCAGGGAACTGAAAGTCATCAATCAGCGCCTGCAGGAGGAAAACGTGGAGCTGCGGGACCTGTGCTGCTTCCTGGACGACGACCGGCTCAAAGTGAAGAAGCTGGCCAGGGAATGGCAACTATTCGGTCACCACGCGGCCAAAGTGATGCGGGAGGATCTGGGCGGGTACTTGAAAAAGCTCGCCGACCTGGAGCGCATGCAGGACGGGCTGGTGAAGGAGAATTTGGACCTGAAGGAGCTGTGCCTGGTCCTGGAGGAGGAATGTGTCAGCAGGAGTGACTCCAGCCCCGGCGGGTCCACCGAGCTCAACCTGCCCTGCATGGTGGCCCGGGACCTGGGGGACGGAAGCTCCAGCACAGGCAGCGTGGGAAGTCCAGACCAACTTCACCTGGTGTGCTCACCTGATGACTGA
- the fosl1a gene encoding fos-related antigen 1a translates to MYRNFGNQGRGNPAYSGSSSGSNTGSHTSTTTTQQEQKFAIAGSSQFVPSLNAITSSQDLQWLVQPSLMHSPGPSRSPVPPYPTLSGARAMGPPPSQSHLLRPGVIRAAANTTASTRRRNDEHLSHEEMERRRVRRERNKLAAAKCRNRRRELTDSLQNETDQLEDEKSRLQKEIAELQKERDKLELVLEAHRPICKIEDSDSDSDPNPSISSLGGVKMEQEDSSRPGTSTKLPTKMEKPKPKITLPTKPVTSSASAVATESESLHTPILTSTPSLMAFTAGMVFTYPSASLDTSASITSHATSHQGNVQQSHAPQPCGIAHRRSSSSGDQSDHSLHSPTILTL, encoded by the exons ATGTATCGAAACTTTGGGAATCAAGGACGAGGCAACCCGGCCTACTCAGGCAGCAGCTCTGGGTCAAACACCGGATCACACACCAgcaccacaactacacaacagGAGCAG AAATTTGCCATAGCAGGCAGCAGCCAGTTTGTACCAAGCCTCAATGCCATCACATCCAGCCAGGACCTCCAGTGGCTGGTCCAACCCTCCCTTATGCATTCACCGGGCCCTTCAAGATCACCAGTACCTCCTTACCCAACCCTCTCAGGGGCCCGGGCGATGGGTCCACCACCTTCCCAGTCCCATCTTCTCAGACCAGGGGTCATAAGAGCAGCTGCAAATACTACAGCTTCAACAAGGCGCAGAAACGATGAACAT TTATCCCATGAAGAGATGGAAAGACGCAGAGTAAGAAGGGAGCGGAATAAATTGGCTGCAGCAAAATGTCGCAATCGCCGACGGGAGCTCACAGACTCACTGCAAAAT GAGACTGACCAGCTGGAGGATGAAAAATCCCGTTTACAGAAGGAAATAGCTGAATTgcaaaaggagagagacaagCTTGAGCTTGTCCTGGAAGCTCACCGTCCCATCTGTAAAATAGAGGATTCCGATTCAGATTCTGACCCAAATCCATCAATTTCCTCTTTGGGAGGCGTCAAAATGGAGCAAGAGGACTCCAGCAGACCTGGAACCTCAACCAAACTTCCAACAAAGATGGAGAAACCCAAACCAAAGATAACTCTCCCCACCAAGCCTGTGACATCATCGGCCTCTGCTGTTGCCACTGAATCAGAGTCGCTCCACACCCCGATTCTCACATCCACTCCCTCGCTAATGGCATTCACAGCCGGTATGGTTTTCACTTATCCCTCTGCCTCTTTAGACACCAGCGCCTCCATCACGTCCCATGCTACATCACATCAGGGAAATGTCCAACAGTCTCATGCCCCACAGCCCTGTGGGATAGCTCAtcgccgcagcagcagcagtggtgaccaatcagatcactccCTGCACTCCCCGACTATCCTCACATTGTGA